In the Sulfurospirillum tamanense genome, one interval contains:
- the ruvB gene encoding Holliday junction branch migration DNA helicase RuvB, which translates to MERIIEIEKMSFESEYESSLRPSTWEDYIGQEKIKKNLQVFIKASKKRNEALDHVLFFGPPGLGKTTLAYLIAAEMGANIKITAAPMIEKSGDLAAILTNLEEGDVLFIDEIHRLSASIEEILYPAMEDFRLDIIIGSGPAAQTIKIDLPRFTLIGATTRAGMISSPLRDRFGMHFRLQFYTPEELGRIVQKAGQKLEKPCLNEAAAELAKRARGTPRIALRLLKRVRDYADVEDEAVISLERAQYGLDELGVNDMGFDEMDLRFLRILLESKGRPLGLGTIAAALSEDEGTVEDVIEPYLIAKGYIERTARGRIATPKCYEVFRLTPGAKNLFA; encoded by the coding sequence ATGGAACGCATCATCGAAATCGAAAAGATGAGTTTTGAGAGCGAATACGAAAGCTCTTTGCGCCCTAGTACGTGGGAAGATTACATCGGGCAAGAGAAAATCAAAAAGAACCTCCAAGTCTTTATCAAAGCATCCAAAAAACGCAATGAAGCCCTAGACCACGTGCTTTTCTTTGGCCCTCCAGGGCTTGGAAAAACCACACTCGCTTACCTCATCGCCGCTGAGATGGGTGCCAATATCAAAATCACCGCCGCGCCCATGATTGAAAAGAGTGGCGACTTGGCCGCTATTTTAACCAACCTTGAAGAGGGCGATGTGCTCTTCATTGACGAAATCCACCGTCTCTCTGCCTCAATCGAAGAGATTCTTTACCCTGCCATGGAGGATTTTCGTCTTGACATTATCATCGGTTCTGGCCCCGCGGCACAGACCATTAAAATCGACCTGCCCCGTTTTACGCTCATCGGTGCCACGACGCGCGCGGGGATGATAAGCTCACCGCTTCGTGACCGCTTTGGGATGCACTTTCGTTTGCAGTTTTACACCCCCGAAGAGCTAGGGCGCATCGTTCAAAAAGCGGGACAAAAGCTCGAAAAACCCTGCCTTAATGAAGCCGCAGCCGAACTTGCCAAGCGGGCAAGAGGAACCCCACGCATCGCCCTTCGGCTGTTAAAACGGGTGCGCGATTACGCGGACGTGGAAGATGAAGCTGTCATTAGCCTAGAACGCGCCCAATACGGGCTAGATGAACTAGGCGTCAACGACATGGGGTTTGATGAAATGGACTTGCGGTTTTTGCGCATTTTGCTCGAATCCAAAGGGCGTCCTTTGGGGCTTGGCACCATTGCTGCGGCATTGAGCGAGGACGAAGGCACGGTGGAAGATGTCATCGAACCTTACCTCATCGCCAAAGGTTACATCGAACGCACCGCACGTGGACGCATTGCGACGCCCAAATGCTACGAAGTGTTTCGGCTCACACCCGGGGCCAAAAACCTATTTGCCTAA
- a CDS encoding dynamin family protein produces MRHPLFDAFIKAYYPPKTFTHPLLGAIEAFRQTLMHEESPLKEALDALVRRVEEPMKVAITGQFSSGKSTFLNALLSKNILPTGVTPVTSKVNYIRYGEEFKLQVHYYDGREAFYGVENIASFTDQRESVEQTKYLTLYAPLELLKEVVFVDTPGLNSQAHSDTETTQAVLREVDGIIWLTLMDNAGKLSEVEVLEQYMDAYASKSLCVLNQKDKFSEENIQKTTAYVKEALGEYFGEVVAISAKQALEARSHSHEAQLEATLEDLLEGLELTCKQAQFLPQKEALEAQIEGYLQRVARIAASDSASNASLLQDSNIEAVLGFISQEIRPQAQDAKVYAIQKELTSLRGRILAQHREIMAAHEALEDILETFEAKAQQTFEALKARFGKELGLAFVKIENIIDKIASEIFTHIDSETRVRYGAQKAGLLKGKTTYIPHEYRVAKIHADRVYKVLFYDEDLIGKMFKQYVKNLRVIQDVVNQENSLIYKEFERAVQGWQKIYEAKTPQDALHSKDAFAALRRFASKAYETFLKPFNDEIRGSYAQISSQFNHLSSAVSFNYQNATEVSVGFLERKISESIKLYEENPSQFPLYQPKLEEIKTRLRTSFHLYELENMMHSRNTFLNKNYDWLMRQFSKIKAEKIAFLEERKALHVRHIEALEAFTCKD; encoded by the coding sequence ATGAGACACCCACTTTTTGACGCCTTTATCAAAGCTTATTACCCGCCCAAAACCTTTACCCACCCTTTGCTTGGAGCCATCGAAGCCTTTAGGCAAACGTTGATGCACGAAGAATCCCCTTTGAAAGAGGCACTTGATGCTCTTGTGCGCCGTGTGGAAGAGCCTATGAAAGTGGCGATTACGGGGCAGTTTTCCAGCGGAAAATCTACCTTTTTAAACGCCCTTCTTTCCAAAAACATCCTCCCTACTGGCGTAACGCCAGTCACATCCAAGGTCAACTACATCCGCTACGGGGAGGAGTTTAAGCTTCAAGTGCATTATTATGATGGACGCGAAGCGTTTTATGGGGTTGAAAATATCGCCAGTTTTACAGACCAGCGTGAAAGCGTAGAGCAAACCAAATACCTCACCCTGTATGCCCCTTTGGAGCTTTTGAAAGAAGTGGTTTTCGTGGACACGCCAGGGCTAAATTCCCAAGCCCACAGCGACACTGAAACCACCCAAGCGGTACTTAGGGAGGTCGATGGCATCATTTGGCTCACCTTGATGGACAATGCAGGGAAGCTGAGTGAAGTGGAAGTGTTGGAACAGTACATGGACGCCTACGCGTCAAAATCCTTGTGCGTGCTCAACCAAAAAGATAAATTTTCCGAAGAAAACATCCAAAAAACTACGGCTTATGTCAAAGAAGCCTTAGGCGAATACTTTGGCGAAGTGGTAGCGATTTCCGCCAAACAAGCCCTTGAAGCGCGTTCTCACAGCCATGAAGCACAACTTGAGGCAACCCTTGAGGATTTGCTTGAGGGGCTGGAGCTTACATGTAAACAAGCCCAGTTTCTTCCGCAAAAAGAGGCGCTAGAGGCGCAGATTGAGGGGTATTTGCAAAGGGTTGCGCGCATTGCCGCTTCAGACAGTGCAAGTAACGCTTCTTTGTTGCAAGATTCCAATATCGAAGCGGTGTTAGGGTTTATCTCCCAAGAGATTCGCCCGCAAGCCCAAGATGCTAAAGTGTACGCGATTCAAAAAGAGCTCACTTCTTTGCGCGGGCGCATCCTCGCCCAACACCGTGAAATCATGGCGGCCCATGAGGCTCTTGAGGACATCTTGGAAACCTTTGAAGCTAAGGCACAACAAACCTTTGAAGCTTTGAAAGCGCGCTTTGGTAAAGAGCTTGGTTTGGCGTTTGTAAAAATCGAAAACATCATCGACAAGATTGCATCGGAGATTTTTACGCACATCGACAGCGAAACTCGCGTGCGTTATGGAGCCCAAAAAGCGGGGCTTTTGAAAGGCAAAACAACGTACATTCCCCACGAATACCGTGTGGCGAAGATTCATGCAGACCGAGTGTACAAGGTGTTGTTTTACGATGAAGATTTGATTGGCAAGATGTTCAAACAATACGTGAAAAACCTGCGCGTGATTCAAGATGTAGTAAACCAAGAAAACAGCCTGATTTACAAAGAATTTGAGCGTGCCGTGCAAGGGTGGCAAAAAATCTATGAAGCCAAAACTCCCCAAGATGCCTTGCACAGCAAGGATGCTTTTGCTGCGTTGCGCCGTTTTGCTTCCAAGGCGTACGAGACTTTTTTAAAGCCTTTTAACGATGAGATTCGAGGTTCTTATGCACAAATCTCCTCCCAATTTAACCACTTAAGTTCGGCGGTGAGTTTTAACTACCAAAACGCGACGGAAGTGAGTGTGGGATTTTTGGAGCGCAAAATCAGTGAGTCCATTAAACTCTACGAAGAAAATCCAAGCCAGTTTCCTCTTTATCAACCCAAATTGGAGGAAATCAAAACACGCCTACGTACCAGCTTTCATCTGTATGAGTTAGAAAATATGATGCATTCGCGCAACACTTTTTTGAACAAAAATTACGACTGGCTCATGCGCCAATTTTCCAAGATAAAAGCCGAAAAAATAGCCTTTTTAGAGGAGAGAAAAGCCTTACATGTAAGGCATATTGAGGCGCTTGAAGCCTTTACATGTAAGGATTAG
- a CDS encoding dynamin family protein, which yields MKEVESYLASFWPTACSDFSPALFMPEFAPSLFSMVLTVNAENFDYVKNLPSFQEAYELIFKEEPTTHEAMCCAQKALLAYLLCDATMWQETLACLDALHKAAILPQKQQEALHQLPLHVEPSLPAFSLDMPVAEGFDFHGQKEALLKVAHTLFEELLESQSLKESCQSVIQRLGDTAFSIGITGVMNAGKSTFLNALLKQEILGTSTVPETANLAIIKHATTPQAIVHFWNAAEWESIEQSAQNSESMARFVETTKARFGAEWATLVRPEGVSQTIPLETLGQFTSAKLSEGKCNLVKCVELYTDVALAQEGVSIVDTPGLDDPVVQREEITKQYLVQCDVMIHLMNASQSATKKDVDFIIDALTYQRISRLVILITRVDMLSSAELEEVIEYTTRSITNQLKSLGKAQLIEPILKKIAIFPVAGELALWHRTGRAKEALARGYDEEQTGILAIERYLHEVLFGKENERATLAIGANTKALRLVCEQQHTQYGEHLARLDVSVEELERRYDALKEQNVRANLERLLEELERLKGEFESYLATMKQFASSRFATLRAELLRRLASDITYTLRKESRFPKSERLEMMIYTAVKDGLMDTLREYRFALYRHMGAQSESLSVEYATVCAIEPLAFDPKAYIDEAAKKGLLSADNSLLSDVLCGLVARASKKQTEPLFEAMEKTIATFFEQLEHKSMPRLYEVGSEMVAQFYAQTQAPAQEARAQIDEEEKALKEALALALSEQKTLDVRKQELRQKRAGLEEVMAYFDGVRP from the coding sequence ATGAAAGAAGTCGAATCTTACCTAGCCTCTTTTTGGCCCACTGCTTGTTCTGATTTTTCTCCCGCACTTTTTATGCCAGAGTTTGCTCCCTCGCTTTTTTCGATGGTGCTAACCGTGAATGCTGAAAATTTTGATTATGTTAAAAACCTCCCCTCATTTCAAGAAGCTTATGAGCTTATATTTAAAGAAGAACCAACCACGCATGAGGCTATGTGTTGTGCCCAAAAAGCTCTTCTTGCATATCTTTTATGTGATGCCACAATGTGGCAAGAAACGCTGGCGTGCTTGGATGCGCTCCACAAAGCAGCTATTCTCCCTCAAAAACAGCAAGAAGCTTTGCACCAACTCCCTTTACATGTAGAGCCCTCACTTCCTGCGTTTTCCCTCGACATGCCCGTGGCGGAAGGGTTTGATTTTCACGGGCAAAAAGAGGCATTGTTAAAAGTTGCCCATACGCTTTTTGAGGAGCTTTTGGAGAGCCAAAGTCTCAAGGAGAGCTGCCAAAGCGTCATCCAACGCCTTGGAGATACTGCCTTTTCCATCGGCATCACTGGGGTTATGAACGCAGGAAAATCCACCTTTTTAAATGCCTTGTTAAAACAAGAAATCCTAGGAACATCCACTGTCCCCGAAACGGCCAACCTTGCCATCATCAAGCACGCCACCACACCCCAAGCAATCGTGCATTTTTGGAATGCCGCAGAGTGGGAAAGCATCGAACAAAGTGCGCAAAACAGCGAGTCGATGGCCCGTTTTGTGGAAACTACCAAAGCGCGTTTTGGCGCAGAGTGGGCAACGCTGGTGCGCCCTGAAGGTGTTTCCCAAACCATCCCCCTTGAAACCCTAGGCCAATTTACCTCCGCTAAGCTCTCCGAAGGGAAATGCAACCTCGTCAAATGCGTTGAGCTGTACACGGACGTGGCCTTAGCCCAAGAGGGGGTAAGCATCGTAGATACTCCCGGTCTTGATGATCCTGTGGTGCAGCGCGAGGAGATTACCAAGCAGTATTTGGTGCAATGCGATGTCATGATTCACCTCATGAACGCGAGCCAATCTGCCACCAAAAAAGACGTGGATTTTATCATCGATGCGTTAACGTACCAACGCATTTCGCGCCTTGTGATTTTGATTACGCGGGTAGATATGCTAAGCAGTGCTGAGCTTGAGGAAGTGATAGAATACACCACGCGAAGCATCACCAACCAACTCAAGTCCCTCGGAAAAGCGCAGCTCATTGAGCCTATTTTAAAGAAAATCGCCATCTTTCCCGTCGCAGGAGAGCTCGCACTGTGGCACCGCACGGGTCGAGCTAAAGAGGCCTTAGCGCGCGGTTACGACGAAGAACAAACGGGAATTTTGGCCATTGAGCGCTACTTGCACGAAGTGTTGTTTGGCAAAGAAAACGAGCGCGCGACCTTGGCTATTGGGGCTAACACAAAAGCGTTGCGACTTGTTTGCGAGCAACAACACACCCAGTATGGCGAGCACCTTGCGCGTTTGGATGTTTCCGTGGAAGAGCTAGAGCGCAGGTACGACGCTTTGAAAGAACAAAACGTGCGGGCAAATTTGGAGCGTTTATTGGAAGAACTAGAGCGTCTCAAAGGGGAATTTGAAAGCTACCTTGCCACCATGAAGCAATTTGCCAGCTCTCGTTTTGCCACCCTTCGCGCCGAACTTTTACGCCGACTGGCCAGCGACATCACCTACACCTTGCGCAAAGAGAGCCGTTTTCCAAAGTCCGAGCGTCTTGAAATGATGATTTATACTGCAGTCAAAGACGGTCTCATGGACACCTTGCGCGAATACCGCTTTGCGTTGTACCGCCACATGGGTGCTCAAAGTGAGTCTTTGAGTGTGGAGTACGCCACTGTGTGTGCCATCGAACCTCTTGCCTTTGACCCCAAAGCGTACATCGACGAAGCGGCCAAAAAAGGGTTGTTGAGCGCGGATAATTCCTTGCTTAGCGATGTCTTATGTGGACTTGTGGCGCGGGCTTCCAAAAAGCAAACCGAACCCCTGTTTGAAGCGATGGAGAAGACCATTGCTACTTTTTTTGAACAATTGGAGCACAAAAGCATGCCGCGATTATACGAAGTGGGCAGTGAGATGGTGGCGCAGTTTTACGCCCAAACCCAAGCCCCTGCCCAAGAAGCAAGGGCGCAGATTGACGAAGAAGAAAAAGCCTTGAAAGAGGCGTTGGCACTGGCGTTGAGTGAGCAAAAAACCCTTGACGTGCGCAAGCAAGAACTAAGACAAAAACGTGCCGGCCTCGAAGAAGTCATGGCGTATTTTGACGGGGTGCGCCCATGA
- a CDS encoding methyl-accepting chemotaxis protein, with product MISSFPLNKISSLAKIQYANIISLVAFTLVFFLEVYVNGFHAIQVISLSNFALAWFMFINIRKVQATIHSLADIVDKSSHGNLHGRIVKVRDGGELKTLCSNMNMLLDNFELLTKEVNATIQAASKEQFGRKILQKGMHGEFKAQSNLINTAVSAMKANHEFIAKNTLNAELARVSSSSDDFSTVQQDLKTVVERLKEIVSNSEISSQKTKESYNDLNETVEKIIRLVQYVDQNESSIRVLAQRTEEISSVVETINDIADKTNLLALNAAIEAARAGEHGRGFAVVADEVRKLAETTQKATAEIEISIKTLQQETSEIEASAVKMKANADESNTTLDKLSSTFEELLSYSSATSVSIGSIQRTIDTTLAKMHHAIFKSDTYNAVYVAGVYHNLPGLDATEFGKWYTQEGKKLFENARSYEKIYVPYQKLYTNVEKVARYTKEGEETLLGHQEEIIGLFKEVEQESKKMFDYLDETLREQNAA from the coding sequence ATGATTTCATCCTTTCCTTTGAATAAAATTTCTTCATTGGCAAAAATTCAATATGCCAATATTATCTCTCTTGTAGCATTTACGCTTGTTTTTTTTCTTGAAGTATATGTTAATGGTTTTCATGCGATTCAGGTTATTAGCCTTTCTAATTTTGCTCTTGCTTGGTTTATGTTTATCAATATTCGCAAGGTCCAAGCAACGATTCATTCTTTAGCAGACATTGTTGACAAGAGTTCTCACGGTAATCTCCATGGACGTATTGTTAAAGTAAGGGATGGTGGAGAGCTTAAGACGTTGTGTTCCAACATGAACATGCTGTTGGATAATTTTGAACTTCTTACCAAGGAAGTAAATGCAACCATTCAGGCTGCTTCCAAAGAGCAATTCGGCCGTAAAATTTTGCAAAAAGGAATGCACGGCGAGTTTAAAGCCCAGTCAAATCTTATCAATACCGCAGTGAGTGCAATGAAGGCCAACCATGAATTTATTGCCAAAAACACCCTCAATGCGGAACTTGCCCGCGTGAGTAGTTCTTCGGATGATTTTAGTACGGTGCAACAAGATTTAAAAACCGTCGTGGAGCGCCTTAAGGAAATTGTTTCAAACAGTGAAATTTCAAGTCAAAAAACAAAAGAGAGTTATAACGACCTTAATGAAACGGTAGAAAAAATTATTCGCTTAGTGCAGTATGTGGATCAAAACGAATCAAGTATTCGCGTGTTGGCTCAACGCACCGAAGAGATTAGTAGTGTGGTAGAAACCATCAACGACATTGCTGACAAGACCAACCTTTTGGCCCTTAATGCTGCCATCGAAGCCGCGCGCGCAGGAGAGCACGGACGCGGGTTTGCCGTAGTGGCTGATGAGGTACGAAAGCTTGCCGAAACAACCCAAAAAGCGACCGCAGAGATTGAAATTTCTATCAAAACGTTGCAACAAGAAACCAGTGAAATTGAGGCAAGTGCAGTAAAAATGAAAGCCAATGCCGATGAATCCAACACGACTCTTGATAAACTTTCTTCTACGTTTGAAGAGTTGCTCTCTTATTCTAGCGCAACCTCCGTGAGCATCGGCTCTATTCAGCGCACCATCGATACAACTTTGGCAAAGATGCACCATGCTATTTTCAAATCCGACACCTATAATGCCGTTTATGTGGCAGGGGTTTACCATAACCTACCAGGCCTTGATGCGACGGAATTTGGAAAATGGTATACCCAAGAGGGTAAAAAGTTATTTGAAAATGCCAGAAGCTATGAGAAGATTTACGTTCCGTATCAAAAACTTTATACCAACGTAGAAAAAGTAGCCCGCTACACCAAAGAGGGTGAAGAGACGCTTTTGGGGCACCAAGAGGAAATTATTGGGCTCTTTAAAGAAGTGGAACAAGAGAGTAAAAAAATGTTTGATTATCTGGATGAGACACTTAGGGAGCAAAACGCGGCCTGA
- a CDS encoding PAS domain-containing protein, whose protein sequence is MKITQHGNELRFDENLFIVSKTDLKGRITYANDLFIEVSEYSEDELIDAPHNILRHPDMPRAVFKLLWDTISGGKEIFAYVKNRSKTGKFYWVHAFVTPEFDPKTKAITGYHSVRRSPSQKGVEAVVPLYEKMLQAERGGGMDASIRLLNETLSQHKVSYDDFILSFE, encoded by the coding sequence GTGAAGATTACGCAACATGGGAATGAACTACGCTTTGATGAAAATCTTTTCATCGTCTCTAAAACAGATTTAAAAGGTCGCATTACCTACGCCAATGACCTTTTTATAGAAGTCTCCGAGTATAGCGAAGACGAATTAATTGATGCGCCGCATAATATTTTACGGCATCCCGACATGCCTCGTGCAGTGTTTAAACTTTTGTGGGACACCATTAGCGGAGGAAAAGAGATCTTTGCTTATGTAAAAAACCGTTCAAAAACAGGAAAATTTTATTGGGTGCATGCCTTTGTTACGCCTGAATTTGACCCCAAAACAAAGGCTATTACAGGGTATCACTCTGTGCGCCGATCCCCAAGCCAAAAAGGAGTCGAAGCAGTTGTCCCCTTGTATGAAAAAATGCTCCAAGCTGAACGTGGTGGTGGCATGGATGCCTCTATTCGACTTTTAAACGAAACCCTATCCCAACACAAGGTGAGCTACGATGATTTCATCCTTTCCTTTGAATAA
- a CDS encoding fumarate reductase iron-sulfur subunit, with protein sequence MSRKITIRALKYDPQSKISKPHFAEYTLEETPGMTLFIALNMIREKYDADLSFDFVCRAGICGSCGMMVNGEPKLACRTLTKDFPDGVIQLMPMPAFKLIKDLSVNTGVWMDAMSKRVESWIHSSKVTDISKIEERIEPEIADQAFELDRCIECGICVAACGTKLMRPDFVGAVGLNRIARFEVDPLDERTDEDYYELVGDDDGVFGCMSLLACEDYCPKHLPLQSKIAYMRRKLVALK encoded by the coding sequence ATGAGTAGAAAAATCACCATTCGGGCACTAAAATATGACCCACAAAGCAAGATTTCTAAGCCCCATTTTGCAGAATATACATTGGAAGAAACGCCAGGGATGACCTTGTTCATTGCTCTTAATATGATTCGTGAAAAATACGACGCAGATTTGAGCTTTGACTTTGTGTGTCGTGCAGGTATTTGCGGAAGTTGTGGCATGATGGTTAATGGTGAGCCAAAATTAGCATGTCGAACCCTTACGAAAGATTTTCCTGATGGCGTGATTCAACTCATGCCAATGCCAGCATTTAAACTCATCAAAGACCTTTCTGTCAACACAGGCGTGTGGATGGACGCAATGAGCAAGCGTGTTGAAAGCTGGATTCACTCCTCAAAAGTGACCGACATTTCAAAAATCGAAGAGCGCATTGAGCCTGAGATTGCAGACCAAGCCTTTGAACTAGACCGTTGTATTGAGTGTGGCATCTGTGTTGCGGCGTGTGGCACCAAGTTAATGCGTCCAGATTTTGTGGGGGCGGTTGGACTAAACCGTATTGCACGTTTTGAGGTTGATCCACTGGATGAGAGAACTGATGAGGATTATTATGAGCTTGTCGGTGATGACGATGGTGTTTTTGGATGTATGAGTCTTTTGGCTTGCGAAGATTATTGCCCCAAGCACCTTCCGCTTCAAAGCAAAATTGCCTACATGCGCCGTAAGCTTGTAGCTCTTAAATAA
- a CDS encoding fumarate reductase flavoprotein subunit, protein MNIKYCDALVIGGGLAGLRAAVETARQGLSTTVLSMIPVKRSHSAAAQGGMQASLGNSKMSEGDNEDLHFQDTVKGSDWGCDQDVARMFVTVAPKAIRELAAWGVPWTRISRGKRTAIINAERTVIDEKEEVHGLIHSRDFGGTKKWRTCYTSDATGHTMLFAVANEALKHNVNVEDRKEAIALIHENNQCFGAVVRDLVTGELTAYVAKGTLIATGGYGRLYRQTTNAVNCEGIGAAIALETGVAKLGNMEAVQFHPTPIVPSGILLTEGCRGDGGLLRDVDGHRFMPDYEPEKKELASRDVVSRRMMEHIRNGKGVPSPYGEHVWLDISILGREHIEKNLRDVQEICQIFNGIDPADEGPKGWAPVLPMQHYSMGGIRTNAKGESPTLKGLFSAGEAACWDMHGFNRLGGNSVSETVVAGMIVGDYFAKHCTTTQITVSTTAIERAVKKQEAFIDHLLKGEGKNDIFTIKNRMKDIMWDKVSIFRDHKGLTEAVNELQELLKKSHDVTVKSKTRAANPELEEAYRVPMMLKLALCLAEGALRRTESRGAHYREDYLKRDDANWLNRTLTSWKEGDLMPTVEYEPLDIMKMEIPPAFRGYGVKGNIIEHPDSAKRQEEVDCIREEMEKAGKSRHEIQDALMPFELQPQFKALNERVGVGYE, encoded by the coding sequence ATGAATATCAAATACTGTGACGCATTGGTAATTGGAGGTGGTTTGGCGGGGCTTCGAGCCGCAGTAGAAACCGCTAGGCAAGGGTTGAGCACAACAGTGCTGAGCATGATTCCTGTAAAGCGTTCGCACTCTGCTGCTGCGCAAGGGGGAATGCAAGCAAGTTTAGGAAACTCCAAAATGAGTGAAGGAGATAACGAAGACTTGCACTTTCAAGATACGGTCAAAGGAAGCGACTGGGGCTGTGATCAAGACGTCGCGCGGATGTTTGTTACCGTTGCGCCTAAAGCCATTCGCGAGCTTGCTGCTTGGGGCGTGCCTTGGACACGTATTTCACGGGGTAAACGTACAGCGATTATTAATGCTGAGCGTACTGTGATTGATGAGAAAGAAGAAGTCCACGGGTTGATTCACTCACGTGACTTTGGTGGCACAAAAAAATGGCGCACCTGCTACACCTCCGACGCAACAGGCCACACCATGTTATTTGCTGTTGCTAACGAAGCGTTGAAGCACAATGTAAATGTGGAAGACCGTAAAGAAGCTATCGCGCTGATCCACGAGAACAACCAGTGCTTTGGTGCTGTTGTGCGTGATTTGGTGACAGGGGAATTGACCGCGTATGTTGCCAAAGGAACCTTGATTGCTACAGGTGGATACGGACGATTATACCGACAAACAACCAACGCAGTAAACTGTGAAGGTATCGGCGCGGCCATCGCTCTTGAAACAGGTGTTGCAAAACTTGGTAACATGGAAGCGGTTCAGTTTCACCCAACGCCCATCGTTCCTTCCGGTATTTTGTTGACAGAAGGATGCCGCGGGGATGGTGGTTTGTTGCGTGACGTGGACGGACACCGTTTTATGCCTGATTATGAACCTGAGAAAAAAGAGTTAGCTAGCCGTGACGTTGTAAGCCGTCGTATGATGGAACACATCCGTAATGGCAAGGGCGTTCCTTCTCCGTATGGCGAGCACGTTTGGCTTGACATTTCGATTCTCGGCCGTGAGCACATTGAGAAAAACTTGCGCGACGTACAAGAAATTTGCCAGATCTTTAACGGCATTGACCCTGCGGATGAAGGTCCAAAAGGGTGGGCACCAGTTCTTCCAATGCAACACTACTCCATGGGTGGCATCCGCACCAATGCAAAAGGTGAATCTCCAACCCTTAAAGGCCTCTTTAGTGCCGGTGAAGCAGCGTGCTGGGATATGCACGGATTTAACCGTTTGGGTGGGAACTCCGTAAGTGAAACTGTTGTAGCGGGGATGATTGTAGGAGATTACTTTGCAAAACACTGTACAACAACGCAAATTACGGTAAGTACTACAGCCATTGAACGTGCGGTAAAAAAACAAGAAGCGTTTATCGATCATCTCCTCAAGGGTGAGGGTAAAAACGATATCTTTACTATCAAAAATCGTATGAAAGACATTATGTGGGACAAGGTGTCTATTTTTAGAGACCACAAGGGTTTAACAGAGGCAGTAAATGAACTTCAAGAGCTTTTGAAAAAATCACACGATGTTACCGTAAAATCAAAAACACGTGCCGCCAATCCTGAGCTTGAAGAAGCCTATCGTGTGCCTATGATGCTTAAGCTTGCATTGTGCCTTGCTGAGGGCGCTCTTCGCCGTACTGAAAGCCGTGGAGCACACTACCGTGAAGATTACCTCAAGCGGGATGATGCCAACTGGCTAAACCGAACCCTTACTTCATGGAAAGAAGGAGACTTGATGCCAACGGTTGAATATGAGCCATTGGATATCATGAAAATGGAAATCCCGCCAGCGTTTAGGGGATACGGTGTTAAAGGGAACATTATTGAACACCCCGATAGCGCAAAACGCCAAGAAGAAGTGGATTGCATTCGTGAAGAGATGGAAAAAGCCGGAAAAAGCCGTCATGAAATTCAAGATGCGCTAATGCCGTTTGAACTACAACCTCAATTTAAAGCACTTAACGAACGAGTAGGAGTTGGTTATGAGTAG
- a CDS encoding fumarate reductase cytochrome b subunit, with protein sequence MSDLIEGFLGKSVEGKKSKLPAQLDYIQSATGLFLGLFMWVHMFFVSTILISKDFMYDVVQMLEGSMFLKEPQPAITSFAVLVVSAVFIAHGLLAMRKLPINFRQWQSYRTHMGMMNHKDTSLWFIQAATGFVLFFLGSAHLAMMFAKSHEIGPYASADRMYTDIMWPFYLLLLLAVEFHGSIGLYRLCVKWGWFEGANAKETRAKLKKLKWAITVFFLGLGLVTLAAYVKIGYEHRDNAGERYERTSHLELRHDGKVKA encoded by the coding sequence GTGAGTGACCTAATTGAAGGTTTTTTAGGCAAGTCAGTTGAGGGCAAGAAGAGTAAGTTGCCTGCACAACTGGATTATATCCAGAGTGCGACAGGGCTCTTTTTGGGATTGTTTATGTGGGTGCACATGTTCTTTGTTTCTACCATTTTAATTAGCAAAGACTTTATGTACGACGTAGTTCAAATGCTTGAGGGAAGTATGTTTTTAAAAGAACCCCAACCGGCTATCACTTCATTTGCAGTGTTGGTTGTGTCGGCGGTATTTATCGCACACGGACTTCTTGCAATGAGAAAATTGCCGATTAATTTTAGACAATGGCAATCGTATCGTACACATATGGGCATGATGAACCATAAGGACACATCTTTATGGTTTATTCAGGCTGCTACAGGTTTTGTATTGTTCTTCTTGGGTTCTGCACATCTTGCGATGATGTTTGCAAAATCACATGAAATTGGTCCGTACGCTTCGGCGGACAGAATGTATACCGATATTATGTGGCCTTTTTACCTTCTTTTACTTTTAGCTGTTGAATTCCACGGAAGTATCGGGTTGTATCGTCTTTGCGTTAAATGGGGATGGTTTGAAGGTGCGAATGCTAAGGAAACAAGAGCAAAGCTCAAAAAACTAAAATGGGCGATTACGGTGTTCTTTTTGGGACTCGGTCTCGTAACACTTGCAGCATATGTAAAAATTGGCTATGAACATAGAGATAATGCGGGTGAGCGCTATGAGCGAACATCTCATCTAGAATTGCGACATGACGGAAAGGTGAAGGCATAA